A section of the Drosophila sechellia strain sech25 chromosome 3L, ASM438219v1, whole genome shotgun sequence genome encodes:
- the LOC6610720 gene encoding ensconsin isoform X5, protein MASLGGQHGNISTNPEVENTAKRPESREGSAERKDREEKLKYARDRQNEERHRKIEELRAQAEAAQRYREQKEEERRRRIEEIRTRDTEKRHQVEERKKAIFEAEKERREYILKKNQERESRIEVKKRDRNSIGFAFGSSTPRLLDVPADYGLVSPSAFWGQRRSTSISNVAGASLTRRSSERELADSGAKKRASSSTDRQDDHRRKSSSMYEVFNWGYSNDEPPKRFSLSIAGSEINIDGPANPHPPPTSKQTANAHRPTNLTTTTATSTTTAGHNNFNNHNPYRKEDSVDSSPMVFRSVYRRKTDLMPTIPSPRDGHYGSRGSLSSTPARTPGRAYSMNRLDQLAQPIRRNGEHMRAILERERRERELEMLDETASLGGGGGRRGAGSSARARRAGSAGSGSSSAAGIMSRSMTHLAGGGGQRERVKYSLGGGISTSFRPLASGAGGQRDSTSSRSGNATPGGHFNSSRPGSAMSTSTNMSTSGLVPRRPATAPRKPRPASIAGTGMSLEEINKLKRDQKPPVKTTAASPSAQTTPKRTANLMSTSLIVTSSSSRLSSAEKKTPSKREPPVPKAASASKALPSRTASSERISRLTKEPKTKDTSAMTRSMIVTSSSTSTITKPTPAPVAPASAPVPEQNGVAKEVEKTPVDEPVPEAVVPTEAPVAVPSVSKAEKEALNTEKTEEGARQEEEQTFVVESLPEALVTSVNVEEKSDEGTEKEVPKAQEQAAPKKPSRSKENSEVRELTPPEGADLMTASMMAKKITTEEEAKAALAERRRLAREEAERQAELERQRLEAERLAEIKAQEEEAERQRLFEEESTRLAEEQRRGEEERLRKAIEEAQQREEEEKRRREEEEKQRVEREEAEKKAKEEAEKQRVEVAERLKREEKEREERRKRVEAIMLRTRKGGAATTPSKDANDKAAPAAPAPENNSSSNSSVTGSSNNSAEGSPSTADSTPAPTATDTVQEAPNSQAMYEQSVLDKENSLINSFSTMIIDENAKNLQQVSNGKLLVDFESTNTVPAVANGNGHIENVNNKNDINLLQDVVAPVATQLIDLSIESQDLHLNNNNSLLTSTAATTTLVTADSHENKDISLL, encoded by the exons ACCGTGAGGAGAAACTGAAATATGCCCGCGATCGCCAAAATGAGGAGCGCCACCGGAAGATCGAGGAGCTGCGCGCCCAGGCCGAGGCCGCCCAGCGCTACCGTGAacaaaaggaggaggagcgcCGTCGACGCATCGAGGAGATCCGTACCCGGGACACAGAGAAGCGCCACCAGGTGGAGGAGCGCAAGAAGGCCATTTTCGAGGCCGAGAAGGAGCGCCGCGAGTACATCCTCAAAAAGAATCAG GAACGCGAGTCCCGGATAGAAGTCAAAAAGCGGGACAGAAACTCCATCGGCTTCGCTTTTGGCTCCTCGACTCCCCGCCTGCTGGATGTGCCCGCGGATTATGGTCTGGTATCGCCCAGTGCCTTTTGGGGTCAGCGGAG GTCCACATCTATATCGAACGTAGCGGGCGCCTCGCTCACACGTCGAAGTTCAGAGCGTGAACTTGCCGACAGTGGTGCTAAGAAGCGTGCCTCCTCATCGACGGACCGACAAGATG ATCACCGACGCAAGTCTTCCTCCATGTACGAGGTGTTCAATTGGGGCTATTCCAATGACGAGCCGCCCAAGCGGTTCTCGCTCTCTATCGCCGGCAGCGAGATAAATATCGATGGGCCGGCCAATCCCCATCCGCCGCCCACTTCCAAACAAACAGCCAACGCGCACAGACCTACAAATCTCACAACAACCACAGCAACAAGCACCACTACTGCAGGCCACAACAACTTTAACAACCATAATCCGTATCGTAAGG AAGATAGCGTTGACTCATCACCCATGGTGTTCCGAAGCGTTTACCGCAGGAAAACGGACCTCATGCCGACAATACCTAGCCCCCGAGACGGGCATTATGGTTCGCGAGGCTCCCTGAGCTCCACGCCGGCCAGAACCCCAG GACGGGCCTACTCGATGAACCGCTTGGACCAGCTGGCGCAGCCAATACGCCGCAATGGGGAGCACATGCGGGCGATTCTGGAGCGGGAACGCCGCGAGCGGGAGCTGGAGATGCTGGACGAGACCGCCTCGCTGGGCGGAGGAGGGGGGCGTCGCGGTGCGGGGTCCAGCGCCCGTGCACGGCGGGCGGGAAGCGCCGGAAGCGGTAGCTCCAGTGCCGCCGGCATAATGTCCCGCAGCATGACACACTTGGCCGGAGGAGGCGGCCAGCGCGAGCGCGTAAAGTACTCGCTGGGAGGCGGCATATCGACCAGCTTCCGGCCGCTGGCCAGCGGAGCCGGAGGGCAGCGGGACTCCACCA GCTCGCGATCGGGAAATGCCACGCCCGGCGGACACTTCAATAGCTCAAGGCCCGGCAGCGCCATGTCCACATCGACAAACATGTCCACATCCGGGCTGGTGCCCAGGCGACCGGCAACAGCACCCCGAAAACCGAGGCCCGCTAGTATCGCCGGAACGGGCATGTCCCTCGAGG AGATTAATAAACTCAAGAGGGATCAGAAGCCGCCCGTGAAGACGACAGCCGCCTCACCATCCGCACAAACGACACCCAAACGAACTGCAAACCTTATGTCCACCTCCCTGATCGTGACCTCCAGCTCATCGCGGCTGAGCAGCGCCGAGAAGAAGACGCCCTCGAAGCGG GAACCTCCGGTACCCAAGGCAGCATCAGCTTCAAAGGCGCTTCCAAGTCGCACGGCCAGTTCCGAGCGCATCAGTAGGCTTACCAAGGAACCGAAAACCAAGGATACCTCTGCAATGACTAGGTCGATGATTGTCACCAGCAGCAGTACCTCCACCATCACAAAACCAACTCCTGCCCCGGTCGCACCCGCTTCCGCTCCAGTCCCTGAGCAGAATGGTGTGGCCAAGGAGGTTGAGAAGACTCCTGTAGATGAGCCAGTTCCTGAGGCTGTAGTTCCTACCGAAGCTCCTGTTGCTGTTCCATCAGTGAGCAAGGCTGAGAAGGAAGCATTGAACACGGAGAAAACGGAGGAAGGGGCGCGTCAGGAGGAGGAGCAAACTTTTGTGGTGGAATCTTTGCCCGAAGCTTTGGTTACCTCAGTTAATGTAGAGGAAAAATCTGATGAGGGCACTGAAAAGGAGGTGCCTAAGGCTCAGGAGCAGGCTGCGCCCAAGAAACCATCGCGCAGCAAGGAGAACTCTGAGGTGCGGGAACTGACCCCACCAGAGGGTGCTGATCTGATGACCGCTTCGATGATGGCCAAGAAGATCACGACCGAGGAGGAGGCGAAGGCCGCTTTGGCCGAGAGACGACGTCTGGCCCGCGAGGAGGCCGAACGACAGGCGGAATTAGAGCGCCAACGACTGGAGGCTGAACGCCTGGCAGAGATCAAAGCCCAagaggaggaggcggagcgCCAACGCCTGTTCGAGGAGGAGTCCACTCGCCTAGCCGAGGAACAGCGCCGCGGGGAGGAGGAGCGCCTGCGCAAGGCCATCGAG GAAGCCCAACAGCGTGAGGAGGAAGAGAAACGACGGCGCGAGGAGGAGGAAAAACAGCGCGTGGAACGTGAGGAGGCCGAAAAGAAGGCCAAGGAGGAGGCAGAGAAGCAGCGCGTCGAGGTGGCCGAGCGCCTTAAGCGAGAGGAGAAGGAGCGCGAGGAACGTCGCAAGCGGGTGGAGGCCATCATGCTGCGCACCCGCAAGGGAGGCGCTGCCACCACACCCTCCAAG GACGCTAACGACAAAGCAGCTCCTGCCGCACCGGCTCCAGAGAAtaatagcagcagcaacagcagcgtcaccgggagcagcaacaactcgGCTGAGGGCTCGCCCAGCACAGCAGATTCCACGCCAGCACCAACGGCAACGGACACTGTCCAGGAGGCGCCAAACAGTCAGGCGATGTACGAGCAATCGGTGCTAGACAAGGAGAACTCGCTTATCAACAGCTTCTCCACGATGATCATCGATGAGAATGCCAAGAACCTGCAGCAGGTGAGCAACGGCAAGTTGCTGGTGGACTTCGAGAGCACCAACACTGTGCCGGCGGTTGCCAACGGCAATGGACACATCGAGAATGTCAACAACAAGAA TGACATCAATCTGCTGCAGGACGTAGTCGCTCCGGTCGCCACCCAGCTGATTGACCTGAGCATCGAGTCACAAGATCTACACCtgaacaataacaacagctTGCTGACGAGCACAGCGGCAACCACCACGCTAGTCACTGCTGATAGTCACGAGAATAAAG ATATATCGCTGCTGTGA
- the LOC6610720 gene encoding ensconsin isoform X15, with protein sequence MASLGGQHGNISTNPEVENTAKRPESREGSAERKASKDREEKLKYARDRQNEERHRKIEELRAQAEAAQRYREQKEEERRRRIEEIRTRDTEKRHQVEERKKAIFEAEKERREYILKKNQERESRIEVKKRDRNSIGFAFGSSTPRLLDVPADYGLVSPSAFWGQRRSTSISNVAGASLTRRSSERELADSGAKKRASSSTDRQDGSRSGNATPGGHFNSSRPGSAMSTSTNMSTSGLVPRRPATAPRKPRPASIAGTGMSLEEINKLKRDQKPPVKTTAASPSAQTTPKRTANLMSTSLIVTSSSSRLSSAEKKTPSKREPPVPKAASASKALPSRTASSERISRLTKEPKTKDTSAMTRSMIVTSSSTSTITKPTPAPVAPASAPVPEQNGVAKEVEKTPVDEPVPEAVVPTEAPVAVPSVSKAEKEALNTEKTEEGARQEEEQTFVVESLPEALVTSVNVEEKSDEGTEKEVPKAQEQAAPKKPSRSKENSEVRELTPPEGADLMTASMMAKKITTEEEAKAALAERRRLAREEAERQAELERQRLEAERLAEIKAQEEEAERQRLFEEESTRLAEEQRRGEEERLRKAIEEAQQREEEEKRRREEEEKQRVEREEAEKKAKEEAEKQRVEVAERLKREEKEREERRKRVEAIMLRTRKGGAATTPSKDANDKAAPAAPAPENNSSSNSSVTGSSNNSAEGSPSTADSTPAPTATDTVQEAPNSQAMYEQSVLDKENSLINSFSTMIIDENAKNLQQVSNGKLLVDFESTNTVPAVANGNGHIENVNNKNDINLLQDVVAPVATQLIDLSIESQDLHLNNNNSLLTSTAATTTLVTADSHENKDISLL encoded by the exons CGTCCAAAGACCGTGAGGAGAAACTGAAATATGCCCGCGATCGCCAAAATGAGGAGCGCCACCGGAAGATCGAGGAGCTGCGCGCCCAGGCCGAGGCCGCCCAGCGCTACCGTGAacaaaaggaggaggagcgcCGTCGACGCATCGAGGAGATCCGTACCCGGGACACAGAGAAGCGCCACCAGGTGGAGGAGCGCAAGAAGGCCATTTTCGAGGCCGAGAAGGAGCGCCGCGAGTACATCCTCAAAAAGAATCAG GAACGCGAGTCCCGGATAGAAGTCAAAAAGCGGGACAGAAACTCCATCGGCTTCGCTTTTGGCTCCTCGACTCCCCGCCTGCTGGATGTGCCCGCGGATTATGGTCTGGTATCGCCCAGTGCCTTTTGGGGTCAGCGGAG GTCCACATCTATATCGAACGTAGCGGGCGCCTCGCTCACACGTCGAAGTTCAGAGCGTGAACTTGCCGACAGTGGTGCTAAGAAGCGTGCCTCCTCATCGACGGACCGACAAGATG GCTCGCGATCGGGAAATGCCACGCCCGGCGGACACTTCAATAGCTCAAGGCCCGGCAGCGCCATGTCCACATCGACAAACATGTCCACATCCGGGCTGGTGCCCAGGCGACCGGCAACAGCACCCCGAAAACCGAGGCCCGCTAGTATCGCCGGAACGGGCATGTCCCTCGAGG AGATTAATAAACTCAAGAGGGATCAGAAGCCGCCCGTGAAGACGACAGCCGCCTCACCATCCGCACAAACGACACCCAAACGAACTGCAAACCTTATGTCCACCTCCCTGATCGTGACCTCCAGCTCATCGCGGCTGAGCAGCGCCGAGAAGAAGACGCCCTCGAAGCGG GAACCTCCGGTACCCAAGGCAGCATCAGCTTCAAAGGCGCTTCCAAGTCGCACGGCCAGTTCCGAGCGCATCAGTAGGCTTACCAAGGAACCGAAAACCAAGGATACCTCTGCAATGACTAGGTCGATGATTGTCACCAGCAGCAGTACCTCCACCATCACAAAACCAACTCCTGCCCCGGTCGCACCCGCTTCCGCTCCAGTCCCTGAGCAGAATGGTGTGGCCAAGGAGGTTGAGAAGACTCCTGTAGATGAGCCAGTTCCTGAGGCTGTAGTTCCTACCGAAGCTCCTGTTGCTGTTCCATCAGTGAGCAAGGCTGAGAAGGAAGCATTGAACACGGAGAAAACGGAGGAAGGGGCGCGTCAGGAGGAGGAGCAAACTTTTGTGGTGGAATCTTTGCCCGAAGCTTTGGTTACCTCAGTTAATGTAGAGGAAAAATCTGATGAGGGCACTGAAAAGGAGGTGCCTAAGGCTCAGGAGCAGGCTGCGCCCAAGAAACCATCGCGCAGCAAGGAGAACTCTGAGGTGCGGGAACTGACCCCACCAGAGGGTGCTGATCTGATGACCGCTTCGATGATGGCCAAGAAGATCACGACCGAGGAGGAGGCGAAGGCCGCTTTGGCCGAGAGACGACGTCTGGCCCGCGAGGAGGCCGAACGACAGGCGGAATTAGAGCGCCAACGACTGGAGGCTGAACGCCTGGCAGAGATCAAAGCCCAagaggaggaggcggagcgCCAACGCCTGTTCGAGGAGGAGTCCACTCGCCTAGCCGAGGAACAGCGCCGCGGGGAGGAGGAGCGCCTGCGCAAGGCCATCGAG GAAGCCCAACAGCGTGAGGAGGAAGAGAAACGACGGCGCGAGGAGGAGGAAAAACAGCGCGTGGAACGTGAGGAGGCCGAAAAGAAGGCCAAGGAGGAGGCAGAGAAGCAGCGCGTCGAGGTGGCCGAGCGCCTTAAGCGAGAGGAGAAGGAGCGCGAGGAACGTCGCAAGCGGGTGGAGGCCATCATGCTGCGCACCCGCAAGGGAGGCGCTGCCACCACACCCTCCAAG GACGCTAACGACAAAGCAGCTCCTGCCGCACCGGCTCCAGAGAAtaatagcagcagcaacagcagcgtcaccgggagcagcaacaactcgGCTGAGGGCTCGCCCAGCACAGCAGATTCCACGCCAGCACCAACGGCAACGGACACTGTCCAGGAGGCGCCAAACAGTCAGGCGATGTACGAGCAATCGGTGCTAGACAAGGAGAACTCGCTTATCAACAGCTTCTCCACGATGATCATCGATGAGAATGCCAAGAACCTGCAGCAGGTGAGCAACGGCAAGTTGCTGGTGGACTTCGAGAGCACCAACACTGTGCCGGCGGTTGCCAACGGCAATGGACACATCGAGAATGTCAACAACAAGAA TGACATCAATCTGCTGCAGGACGTAGTCGCTCCGGTCGCCACCCAGCTGATTGACCTGAGCATCGAGTCACAAGATCTACACCtgaacaataacaacagctTGCTGACGAGCACAGCGGCAACCACCACGCTAGTCACTGCTGATAGTCACGAGAATAAAG ATATATCGCTGCTGTGA
- the LOC6610720 gene encoding MAP7 domain-containing protein 1 isoform X13, whose translation MASLGGQHGNISTNPEVENTAKRPESREGSAERKASKDREEKLKYARDRQNEERHRKIEELRAQAEAAQRYREQKEEERRRRIEEIRTRDTEKRHQVEERKKAIFEAEKERREYILKKNQERESRIEVKKRDRNSIGFAFGSSTPRLLDVPADYGLVSPSAFWGQRRSTSISNVAGASLTRRSSERELADSGAKKRASSSTDRQDEDSVDSSPMVFRSVYRRKTDLMPTIPSPRDGHYGSRGSLSSTPARTPGSRSGNATPGGHFNSSRPGSAMSTSTNMSTSGLVPRRPATAPRKPRPASIAGTGMSLEEINKLKRDQKPPVKTTAASPSAQTTPKRTANLMSTSLIVTSSSSRLSSAEKKTPSKREPPVPKAASASKALPSRTASSERISRLTKEPKTKDTSAMTRSMIVTSSSTSTITKPTPAPVAPASAPVPEQNGVAKEVEKTPVDEPVPEAVVPTEAPVAVPSVSKAEKEALNTEKTEEGARQEEEQTFVVESLPEALVTSVNVEEKSDEGTEKEVPKAQEQAAPKKPSRSKENSEVRELTPPEGADLMTASMMAKKITTEEEAKAALAERRRLAREEAERQAELERQRLEAERLAEIKAQEEEAERQRLFEEESTRLAEEQRRGEEERLRKAIEEAQQREEEEKRRREEEEKQRVEREEAEKKAKEEAEKQRVEVAERLKREEKEREERRKRVEAIMLRTRKGGAATTPSKDANDKAAPAAPAPENNSSSNSSVTGSSNNSAEGSPSTADSTPAPTATDTVQEAPNSQAMYEQSVLDKENSLINSFSTMIIDENAKNLQQVSNGKLLVDFESTNTVPAVANGNGHIENVNNKNDINLLQDVVAPVATQLIDLSIESQDLHLNNNNSLLTSTAATTTLVTADSHENKDISLL comes from the exons CGTCCAAAGACCGTGAGGAGAAACTGAAATATGCCCGCGATCGCCAAAATGAGGAGCGCCACCGGAAGATCGAGGAGCTGCGCGCCCAGGCCGAGGCCGCCCAGCGCTACCGTGAacaaaaggaggaggagcgcCGTCGACGCATCGAGGAGATCCGTACCCGGGACACAGAGAAGCGCCACCAGGTGGAGGAGCGCAAGAAGGCCATTTTCGAGGCCGAGAAGGAGCGCCGCGAGTACATCCTCAAAAAGAATCAG GAACGCGAGTCCCGGATAGAAGTCAAAAAGCGGGACAGAAACTCCATCGGCTTCGCTTTTGGCTCCTCGACTCCCCGCCTGCTGGATGTGCCCGCGGATTATGGTCTGGTATCGCCCAGTGCCTTTTGGGGTCAGCGGAG GTCCACATCTATATCGAACGTAGCGGGCGCCTCGCTCACACGTCGAAGTTCAGAGCGTGAACTTGCCGACAGTGGTGCTAAGAAGCGTGCCTCCTCATCGACGGACCGACAAGATG AAGATAGCGTTGACTCATCACCCATGGTGTTCCGAAGCGTTTACCGCAGGAAAACGGACCTCATGCCGACAATACCTAGCCCCCGAGACGGGCATTATGGTTCGCGAGGCTCCCTGAGCTCCACGCCGGCCAGAACCCCAG GCTCGCGATCGGGAAATGCCACGCCCGGCGGACACTTCAATAGCTCAAGGCCCGGCAGCGCCATGTCCACATCGACAAACATGTCCACATCCGGGCTGGTGCCCAGGCGACCGGCAACAGCACCCCGAAAACCGAGGCCCGCTAGTATCGCCGGAACGGGCATGTCCCTCGAGG AGATTAATAAACTCAAGAGGGATCAGAAGCCGCCCGTGAAGACGACAGCCGCCTCACCATCCGCACAAACGACACCCAAACGAACTGCAAACCTTATGTCCACCTCCCTGATCGTGACCTCCAGCTCATCGCGGCTGAGCAGCGCCGAGAAGAAGACGCCCTCGAAGCGG GAACCTCCGGTACCCAAGGCAGCATCAGCTTCAAAGGCGCTTCCAAGTCGCACGGCCAGTTCCGAGCGCATCAGTAGGCTTACCAAGGAACCGAAAACCAAGGATACCTCTGCAATGACTAGGTCGATGATTGTCACCAGCAGCAGTACCTCCACCATCACAAAACCAACTCCTGCCCCGGTCGCACCCGCTTCCGCTCCAGTCCCTGAGCAGAATGGTGTGGCCAAGGAGGTTGAGAAGACTCCTGTAGATGAGCCAGTTCCTGAGGCTGTAGTTCCTACCGAAGCTCCTGTTGCTGTTCCATCAGTGAGCAAGGCTGAGAAGGAAGCATTGAACACGGAGAAAACGGAGGAAGGGGCGCGTCAGGAGGAGGAGCAAACTTTTGTGGTGGAATCTTTGCCCGAAGCTTTGGTTACCTCAGTTAATGTAGAGGAAAAATCTGATGAGGGCACTGAAAAGGAGGTGCCTAAGGCTCAGGAGCAGGCTGCGCCCAAGAAACCATCGCGCAGCAAGGAGAACTCTGAGGTGCGGGAACTGACCCCACCAGAGGGTGCTGATCTGATGACCGCTTCGATGATGGCCAAGAAGATCACGACCGAGGAGGAGGCGAAGGCCGCTTTGGCCGAGAGACGACGTCTGGCCCGCGAGGAGGCCGAACGACAGGCGGAATTAGAGCGCCAACGACTGGAGGCTGAACGCCTGGCAGAGATCAAAGCCCAagaggaggaggcggagcgCCAACGCCTGTTCGAGGAGGAGTCCACTCGCCTAGCCGAGGAACAGCGCCGCGGGGAGGAGGAGCGCCTGCGCAAGGCCATCGAG GAAGCCCAACAGCGTGAGGAGGAAGAGAAACGACGGCGCGAGGAGGAGGAAAAACAGCGCGTGGAACGTGAGGAGGCCGAAAAGAAGGCCAAGGAGGAGGCAGAGAAGCAGCGCGTCGAGGTGGCCGAGCGCCTTAAGCGAGAGGAGAAGGAGCGCGAGGAACGTCGCAAGCGGGTGGAGGCCATCATGCTGCGCACCCGCAAGGGAGGCGCTGCCACCACACCCTCCAAG GACGCTAACGACAAAGCAGCTCCTGCCGCACCGGCTCCAGAGAAtaatagcagcagcaacagcagcgtcaccgggagcagcaacaactcgGCTGAGGGCTCGCCCAGCACAGCAGATTCCACGCCAGCACCAACGGCAACGGACACTGTCCAGGAGGCGCCAAACAGTCAGGCGATGTACGAGCAATCGGTGCTAGACAAGGAGAACTCGCTTATCAACAGCTTCTCCACGATGATCATCGATGAGAATGCCAAGAACCTGCAGCAGGTGAGCAACGGCAAGTTGCTGGTGGACTTCGAGAGCACCAACACTGTGCCGGCGGTTGCCAACGGCAATGGACACATCGAGAATGTCAACAACAAGAA TGACATCAATCTGCTGCAGGACGTAGTCGCTCCGGTCGCCACCCAGCTGATTGACCTGAGCATCGAGTCACAAGATCTACACCtgaacaataacaacagctTGCTGACGAGCACAGCGGCAACCACCACGCTAGTCACTGCTGATAGTCACGAGAATAAAG ATATATCGCTGCTGTGA